One window of Sinorhizobium fredii NGR234 genomic DNA carries:
- a CDS encoding phospholipase D-like domain-containing protein, whose translation MAISDSMRVSAVAQQIKEASNPDVQADIEALLKQRKERPAWLREAQQAMKRRLRNEPAIEAGIRPAAVDEGVAPMDEVGVRETIVFAVGTPVYVVRDGRIELDSARAEAKAWRKLLAQHDAAMANVLMSVGRIDVDNFIDDSPYVGTAWVIDDGLVVTNRHVANLFAEASGVGFKFRLGFDARTNIGVKVDFLEELGNDRSAEVPVERVVWVAPETGPDVAFLKLAPASTLVGRKALLRATEAPRPKLPVAVIGYPARDSRFSDRALAEKIFGGVFDKKRVAVGQILGAGADEITHGCSTLGGNSGSPVIDIGSGEVVGLHYRGIEFVENDAVSVPVLNRCLERARAIQGVGGLAVSKDESQNASASDGVVQVGSTPGSVTFTIPLRITVELGGIAPTPVTAAALPAVAGGALHGPEVGGPVDRQRLAQTVVKARALLANRADVVAIKPGYRFADGAITDEKAVVVSVRRKIERSSLESRGVLALPAQIDGVRVDVAVATTADLCGEGTGIGEEARVPSWHTAYQKRPDLPLTRRSAQMRFVVHSGPDSGWPQLSKFLKATRKSLAIAMYEFGAPHIVDGVIAGVKGAKETIGLVLQLGGHVGSGTKKDDFTDAETVDRIREAKKSKLDFAAASVGRSGIFDSAYHIKVAVRDSRSLWLSSGSWQTSNQPNVDPLTEDSTPAALRQFNREWHVVLDNVELAELFETHIERDLKEARETEEAPVPAEPLVLVPAGMLAEMEAAAKPRYFPPLEGRRMLDVHPILTPDNYIETVLLFIQAAKRSVLFQNQSFNTKTVGGDYGKLLDALLAKQQEGLDVRVIFRSFGPDDRDTISFAKDYGFDTGRIRIQKNCHTKGIIVDGEAVLVGSHNWTTAGTGFNRDASLIFYDREIAEFYRSLFEYDWERIGPARIDETLPPPILVSPGEETVPPPGYIAVPRSVLLGR comes from the coding sequence ATGGCGATCAGCGATTCAATGCGAGTGAGTGCCGTTGCTCAGCAGATCAAAGAGGCGAGCAATCCGGATGTTCAGGCGGACATCGAGGCGCTGCTGAAGCAGCGCAAGGAGCGGCCTGCCTGGCTCCGGGAGGCACAGCAGGCGATGAAGCGACGCCTGCGCAACGAGCCTGCCATAGAAGCCGGCATCAGGCCCGCGGCGGTCGACGAGGGCGTCGCGCCAATGGACGAAGTCGGTGTGCGCGAGACCATCGTCTTCGCGGTCGGCACGCCCGTCTACGTCGTTCGCGATGGGCGTATCGAGCTCGACAGCGCGCGTGCCGAGGCGAAGGCCTGGCGCAAACTCCTTGCCCAGCACGACGCCGCGATGGCCAATGTCCTGATGTCGGTCGGCCGCATCGATGTCGACAATTTCATCGACGACAGCCCCTATGTCGGGACGGCCTGGGTCATCGACGACGGCCTGGTCGTCACAAACCGCCATGTCGCCAATCTGTTTGCCGAGGCAAGCGGCGTCGGCTTCAAATTCCGCCTCGGATTCGATGCGCGAACGAATATCGGGGTCAAGGTCGACTTTCTGGAGGAACTCGGCAATGACAGGTCTGCGGAAGTCCCCGTCGAACGGGTCGTCTGGGTGGCGCCGGAGACCGGACCCGATGTCGCTTTCTTGAAGCTTGCACCAGCATCGACGCTGGTCGGGCGAAAGGCATTGCTTCGTGCCACCGAGGCGCCGCGGCCGAAATTGCCGGTGGCCGTCATCGGCTATCCGGCACGCGACAGCCGGTTCTCCGATCGGGCGCTCGCGGAAAAAATCTTCGGCGGCGTCTTCGACAAGAAAAGGGTCGCGGTCGGCCAGATCCTCGGCGCGGGCGCCGACGAAATCACCCATGGATGCTCGACACTCGGCGGCAATTCCGGCTCGCCGGTGATCGACATCGGAAGCGGCGAGGTGGTGGGCCTGCATTACCGCGGCATCGAATTCGTCGAGAACGACGCCGTTTCCGTGCCGGTGTTGAACCGCTGTCTCGAACGGGCGCGCGCGATACAGGGGGTGGGAGGGTTAGCCGTGTCGAAGGATGAGAGCCAGAACGCGTCTGCGAGCGACGGCGTCGTTCAGGTCGGATCGACGCCGGGAAGTGTAACCTTCACGATACCGCTCCGAATCACGGTGGAACTCGGCGGCATAGCTCCAACCCCGGTCACCGCGGCAGCCTTGCCGGCCGTTGCGGGCGGCGCACTGCATGGCCCCGAGGTCGGAGGCCCAGTCGATAGGCAAAGGCTGGCGCAGACCGTCGTCAAGGCCCGCGCCCTTCTGGCGAACCGCGCCGATGTGGTGGCGATCAAGCCGGGCTACCGCTTCGCCGACGGCGCGATCACCGACGAGAAAGCGGTCGTGGTCTCGGTGCGCCGCAAGATCGAGAGGTCCTCGCTCGAATCGCGCGGCGTGCTTGCCTTGCCCGCGCAGATCGACGGCGTGCGGGTCGATGTGGCGGTCGCCACGACCGCGGATCTTTGCGGCGAAGGCACCGGGATCGGCGAGGAAGCGCGGGTGCCGAGCTGGCATACGGCCTATCAGAAACGGCCCGACCTGCCGCTGACGCGCCGCAGCGCACAAATGCGTTTCGTCGTCCATTCGGGTCCCGATTCCGGATGGCCGCAATTGTCGAAATTCCTGAAGGCGACGCGCAAGTCGCTTGCGATCGCGATGTATGAATTTGGCGCTCCGCACATTGTCGACGGCGTGATTGCCGGCGTGAAGGGCGCCAAGGAAACGATCGGCCTCGTTCTGCAACTCGGCGGCCACGTCGGGAGCGGCACGAAGAAGGACGATTTCACCGATGCGGAAACGGTGGATCGGATTCGCGAGGCAAAGAAGTCGAAGCTTGACTTCGCCGCCGCCAGTGTCGGCAGGTCCGGCATTTTCGATTCCGCCTATCACATCAAGGTCGCCGTGCGCGACAGTCGCTCGCTATGGCTCTCCAGCGGCTCGTGGCAAACCTCCAACCAGCCCAATGTTGATCCCCTGACGGAAGACAGCACCCCTGCGGCGCTCCGACAGTTCAACCGCGAATGGCATGTGGTCCTCGACAATGTTGAACTCGCGGAGCTTTTCGAGACGCATATCGAACGCGACCTCAAGGAGGCCCGGGAGACCGAGGAAGCTCCGGTTCCGGCCGAGCCGCTTGTCCTCGTGCCGGCCGGCATGCTGGCCGAGATGGAAGCGGCGGCAAAACCCCGCTATTTCCCTCCGCTCGAAGGTCGCCGTATGCTCGATGTCCATCCGATCCTGACACCGGACAATTATATCGAGACCGTGCTGCTCTTCATCCAGGCGGCAAAGCGCTCGGTATTGTTCCAGAACCAGAGCTTCAACACAAAGACGGTCGGCGGCGATTACGGCAAGTTGCTTGATGCGCTTCTGGCCAAGCAACAGGAAGGGCTCGACGTTCGCGTCATCTTCCGCAGCTTCGGTCCCGACGATCGCGACACGATCTCCTTCGCCAAGGATTATGGTTTCGACACCGGGCGGATCCGCATCCAGAAAAACTGCCATACGAAGGGCATCATCGTGGACGGCGAGGCGGTGCTGGTCGGAAGCCACAACTGGACGACCGCCGGAACCGGCTTCAACCGGGATGCCAGCCTGATCTTCTACGATCGGGAGATCGCCGAATTCTATCGCTCCCTGTTCGAATACGATTGGGAGCGCATCGGACCGGCCAGGATCGACGAAACGCTTCCGCCGCCGATTCTCGTATCGCCGGGGGAAGAGACCGTGCCGCCACCGGGATACATTGCGGTTCCGAGATCGGTCTTGCTGGGACGCTGA
- the rplU gene encoding 50S ribosomal protein L21 — translation MFAVIKTGGKQYRVAADDVITIEKLEGVAGDKIEFTEILMVGVGADATIGAPFVEGAVVSAEVVDQGRAKKVIAFKKRRRQNSKRSRGHRQHQTVVRILDIAAAGGKAKKASKKTEAAAEAAN, via the coding sequence ATGTTCGCAGTCATCAAGACCGGCGGTAAGCAGTACCGCGTGGCAGCCGACGACGTCATCACCATCGAAAAGCTGGAAGGCGTCGCAGGCGACAAGATCGAATTCACCGAGATCCTGATGGTCGGCGTCGGCGCCGATGCGACCATCGGTGCTCCGTTTGTCGAAGGTGCCGTCGTCAGCGCCGAAGTTGTGGATCAGGGCCGCGCCAAGAAGGTCATCGCCTTCAAGAAGCGCCGCCGCCAGAACTCCAAGCGTTCGCGCGGTCATCGCCAGCATCAGACGGTCGTCCGCATCCTGGACATCGCTGCTGCCGGCGGCAAGGCGAAGAAGGCTTCGAAGAAGACCGAAGCCGCCGCTGAAGCTGCAAACTGA
- the rpmA gene encoding 50S ribosomal protein L27 codes for MAHKKAGGSSRNGRDSESKRLGVKKFGGEAVIAGNIIVRQRGTKWHAGANVGLGKDHTIFALTAGNVDFRTKANGRVYVSVMPKAEAAE; via the coding sequence ATGGCACACAAAAAAGCTGGCGGTTCGTCGCGCAACGGTCGCGATTCTGAGTCCAAGCGCCTTGGCGTGAAGAAGTTCGGCGGCGAAGCCGTCATTGCAGGCAACATCATCGTGCGCCAGCGCGGCACGAAGTGGCATGCCGGCGCCAATGTCGGCCTCGGCAAGGACCATACGATTTTTGCGCTTACGGCCGGCAACGTGGACTTCCGTACGAAGGCCAACGGCCGAGTCTACGTGTCTGTAATGCCGAAAGCCGAAGCAGCGGAATAA
- a CDS encoding GNAT family N-acetyltransferase, giving the protein MQTELVREDQSRSPEQRLRPQRSRTDCPILLSPRLVLRAPHEDDIDALAHLANNANIATMVSRMPHPYTTADAADFVRRTKAGTIGKCVYAITKADNGAFLGCCGIEPHADQRTVELGYWLGEPYWNQGYATEAVQALTDMAFRTRDIDQIDARCRVMNMASRRVIQKCGFQFQGSGMVDSLALGGTVAVEWYRLDRKTWVSLRSWGGMR; this is encoded by the coding sequence ATGCAAACCGAGCTCGTCAGGGAAGACCAATCCCGGTCTCCCGAACAAAGGCTGAGGCCTCAACGGTCAAGGACCGATTGCCCGATATTGTTATCGCCCCGGCTCGTTTTGCGCGCCCCCCACGAAGACGATATCGACGCCCTTGCCCATCTTGCCAACAACGCCAATATCGCCACCATGGTCTCGCGCATGCCGCACCCGTACACCACGGCGGACGCGGCTGATTTCGTGCGACGCACAAAAGCCGGCACGATTGGCAAGTGCGTCTACGCGATCACCAAAGCGGACAATGGCGCATTCCTCGGCTGCTGCGGGATCGAGCCGCATGCCGACCAAAGGACGGTCGAGCTCGGCTATTGGCTCGGCGAGCCCTATTGGAACCAGGGCTATGCCACCGAAGCGGTGCAGGCGCTGACCGACATGGCCTTCCGCACCCGCGACATCGACCAGATCGATGCGCGTTGCCGGGTCATGAACATGGCCTCGCGCCGGGTCATCCAGAAGTGCGGCTTCCAGTTCCAGGGCTCGGGCATGGTCGACAGCCTGGCACTCGGCGGCACCGTCGCCGTCGAATGGTACCGGCTCGACCGCAAGACCTGGGTTTCGCTGAGAAGCTGGGGAGGCATGCGATGA
- a CDS encoding GNAT family N-acetyltransferase translates to MNALVTERVRIVARPDPGPCPVIETKRLRLRPHRLADAAAIAESLGDFQVSRMLARVPAPYHRQDALDWLNSQAANVLPDWTLAVTTGDDVHIGCVGIEFLRGEWHVGYWLNRFYWGNGLASEAVHAAVERFFRRMPDAVLHSGVFADNPASLKVQEKLGFKIAGCSQIYALARNAMVAHIETRLAAENLRRPA, encoded by the coding sequence ATGAACGCGCTGGTCACCGAAAGGGTGCGGATCGTCGCCCGCCCCGATCCCGGCCCCTGCCCGGTCATCGAGACGAAGCGGCTGAGGCTCCGCCCGCATCGATTGGCGGATGCGGCGGCGATCGCCGAATCGCTTGGCGATTTCCAAGTGTCGCGCATGCTGGCGCGGGTGCCGGCGCCCTATCACCGGCAGGACGCGCTCGACTGGCTGAACAGCCAGGCCGCGAACGTCCTGCCCGACTGGACGCTCGCCGTCACCACCGGCGACGATGTCCATATCGGCTGCGTCGGCATCGAGTTCCTGCGCGGCGAGTGGCATGTCGGCTATTGGCTGAACCGCTTCTACTGGGGCAACGGGCTGGCGAGCGAGGCGGTCCATGCGGCAGTCGAGCGGTTCTTCCGCCGCATGCCGGATGCGGTGCTGCATTCCGGCGTCTTCGCCGACAATCCGGCCTCGCTCAAGGTGCAGGAGAAGCTCGGCTTCAAGATCGCCGGCTGCAGCCAGATCTATGCGCTCGCCCGCAACGCCATGGTGGCGCATATCGAAACGCGGCTGGCGGCCGAGAATCTGCGCCGGCCAGCCTGA
- the obgE gene encoding GTPase ObgE has protein sequence MKFLDETKVYIRSGDGGAGAVSFHREKFIEFGGPDGGDGGRGGDVWVEAVNGLNTLIDFRYQQHFKGKTGVHGMGRNRTGAKGADVTLKVPVGTQIFEEDNETLIVDMVAEGQRYRLAAGGNGGFGNAHFKSSTNQAPNWANPGLEGEEKTIWLRLKLIADAGLVGLPNAGKSTFLAACTRARPKIANYPFTTLHPNLGVATVDGREFIIADIPGLIEGAHEGVGIGDRFLGHVERTRVLLHLVSAQEEDVAKAYTTVRHELDAYGGGLEDKPQIVALSQVDVLDDDELKAKSKALAKACGSTPLIISAVTNRGMTEALRALRDVISAAKAGEEQA, from the coding sequence ATGAAATTCCTCGATGAAACAAAAGTCTATATCCGGTCCGGAGATGGCGGTGCGGGCGCCGTATCCTTCCACCGCGAGAAATTCATCGAGTTCGGCGGGCCGGATGGCGGCGACGGCGGCCGCGGCGGCGATGTCTGGGTGGAGGCGGTCAACGGCCTCAATACGCTGATCGACTTCCGCTACCAGCAGCACTTCAAGGGCAAGACCGGCGTCCACGGCATGGGCCGCAACCGCACCGGCGCGAAGGGCGCCGACGTGACGCTGAAGGTGCCGGTCGGCACTCAAATCTTCGAGGAGGACAACGAGACGCTGATCGTCGACATGGTCGCGGAAGGGCAGCGCTATCGGCTCGCCGCCGGCGGCAATGGCGGCTTCGGCAATGCGCATTTCAAGTCCTCGACCAACCAGGCGCCGAACTGGGCCAACCCCGGCCTCGAGGGCGAGGAAAAGACCATCTGGCTGAGATTGAAGCTGATCGCCGATGCCGGCCTCGTCGGCCTGCCGAATGCCGGCAAATCGACCTTCCTCGCCGCCTGCACCCGCGCCCGGCCGAAGATCGCCAACTACCCCTTCACGACGCTGCATCCCAATCTCGGCGTTGCCACCGTCGACGGGCGGGAATTCATCATCGCCGACATTCCCGGGCTGATCGAGGGTGCCCATGAAGGCGTCGGCATCGGCGACCGGTTCCTCGGCCATGTCGAGCGCACCCGCGTGCTCCTGCATCTGGTCTCGGCCCAGGAGGAGGATGTCGCCAAGGCTTACACGACGGTGCGGCACGAGCTCGATGCCTATGGCGGCGGGCTCGAAGACAAGCCGCAGATCGTCGCCCTGTCGCAGGTCGACGTGCTTGACGACGACGAGCTGAAGGCGAAGTCGAAGGCGCTCGCCAAGGCCTGCGGCTCCACGCCGCTCATCATCTCCGCCGTCACCAACCGGGGCATGACCGAGGCGCTGAGGGCGTTGCGCGACGTCATTTCCGCCGCCAAGGCCGGCGAGGAGCAAGCCTGA
- the proB gene encoding glutamate 5-kinase, protein MAATVRPLEKYRRIVIKIGSALLVDRKSGLKKSWLDAMCVDIAALKAKGVEVLVVSSGAIALGRTVLNLPAGALKLEESQAAAAVGQIALARAWSESLSTDQIIAGQILLTLGDTEERRRYLNARATINQLLKLGSVPIINENDTVATTEIRYGDNDRLAARVATMVGADLLVLLSDIDGLYTAPPHLDPQARFLETIAEITPEIEAMAGGAASELSRGGMRTKIDAGKIATTAGCAMIIASGKPEHPLKAIEAGARSSWFAPSGSPVTARKTWIAGQLLPAGSIAIDAGAETALRSGKSLLPAGVRQVTGTFSRGDTIAILNASGREIARGLAGYDADDARQIAGKKSAEIAAILGYAGRTAMVHRDDMVMTAPSGARSEEGGNEKKGKLHA, encoded by the coding sequence ATGGCCGCGACCGTCAGACCGCTCGAAAAATACCGCCGGATCGTCATCAAGATCGGCTCGGCCCTGCTGGTCGACCGCAAGAGCGGGCTGAAGAAGAGCTGGCTCGACGCCATGTGTGTCGATATCGCGGCGCTGAAGGCGAAGGGCGTCGAGGTGCTGGTCGTCTCCTCGGGTGCCATCGCGCTCGGCCGCACCGTGCTCAACCTGCCGGCCGGCGCCTTGAAACTCGAGGAAAGCCAGGCGGCAGCGGCGGTCGGCCAGATCGCCCTGGCGCGCGCCTGGTCGGAAAGCCTCTCTACCGATCAGATCATCGCCGGCCAGATCCTCTTGACGCTCGGCGATACGGAGGAGCGCCGCCGCTATTTGAATGCGCGCGCCACGATCAACCAGCTCTTGAAGCTCGGCTCCGTGCCGATCATCAACGAGAACGACACGGTCGCCACCACCGAGATCCGCTATGGCGACAACGACCGGCTCGCGGCCCGCGTGGCGACGATGGTCGGCGCCGACCTGCTCGTGCTGTTGTCCGACATCGACGGGCTCTACACGGCTCCGCCGCATCTTGATCCGCAGGCGCGCTTCCTCGAGACGATCGCCGAGATTACCCCGGAGATCGAGGCGATGGCAGGCGGCGCCGCCTCCGAGCTGTCGCGCGGCGGCATGCGCACCAAGATCGATGCCGGCAAGATCGCCACCACTGCCGGCTGCGCGATGATCATTGCCTCCGGCAAGCCGGAGCATCCGCTGAAGGCGATCGAGGCGGGCGCCCGCTCCTCCTGGTTCGCGCCTTCCGGCTCGCCGGTGACGGCGCGCAAGACCTGGATCGCCGGCCAGCTCCTGCCGGCAGGATCGATTGCGATCGACGCCGGCGCGGAGACGGCGCTGCGCTCCGGCAAGAGCCTGCTGCCCGCCGGTGTCCGACAGGTGACGGGAACGTTCAGCCGCGGCGACACCATTGCGATCCTCAACGCTTCCGGCCGCGAGATCGCCCGCGGCCTTGCCGGCTACGACGCCGACGACGCCCGCCAGATCGCCGGCAAGAAATCGGCCGAGATCGCCGCGATCCTCGGCTATGCGGGCCGCACCGCCATGGTGCATCGCGACGATATGGTGATGACGGCCCCCTCCGGCGCGCGATCCGAAGAGGGGGGAAATGAGAAGAAGGGCAAGCTCCATGCTTGA
- a CDS encoding glutamate-5-semialdehyde dehydrogenase encodes MLETARNGADVDAMMLEIGRRAKAAARPLAIAGAERKHAALVAMADAIVAKSGEILAANAIDLENADKSGVAKAFIDRLTLTEGRIRDMADGIRAIAAFKDPVGDVIAEWDRPNGLHIERVRTPLGVIGVIYESRPNVTADAGALCLKAGNAVILRGGSDSLHSSRAIHACLVEGLKAAGLPEDAIQMVPLADRAAVGAMLSGLNGAIDVIVPRGGKSLVARVQNEARVPVFAHLEGLCHVYVDASADLDMAQRIVVNAKMRRTGICGSAETLLIDRNAADRLAKPLLQGLLDAGCEVRVSEELQGLLPGLKAAVDEDWATEYLDAIISAKLVDGISGAIEHINSWSSAHTEAVIAEDPAVVERFFTEIDSAILLHNASTQFADGGEFGMGGEIGIATGKMHARGPVGVEQLTSFKYRVRGTGQVRP; translated from the coding sequence ATGCTTGAGACGGCCAGGAATGGCGCGGACGTCGACGCAATGATGCTGGAGATCGGCCGGCGTGCCAAGGCGGCGGCCCGGCCGCTCGCCATTGCGGGCGCCGAGCGCAAACATGCGGCACTCGTCGCCATGGCGGACGCGATCGTCGCGAAGAGCGGCGAGATCCTCGCCGCCAATGCGATCGACCTCGAAAATGCCGATAAGAGCGGCGTCGCCAAGGCCTTCATCGACCGGCTGACGCTGACGGAGGGCCGGATCCGCGACATGGCCGACGGCATCCGGGCGATCGCCGCGTTCAAGGATCCCGTCGGCGACGTCATCGCCGAATGGGACCGGCCGAACGGCCTGCATATCGAGCGGGTCCGCACGCCGCTCGGGGTCATCGGGGTGATCTATGAGAGCCGTCCGAACGTCACGGCGGATGCCGGCGCGCTCTGCCTCAAGGCCGGCAACGCGGTGATCCTGCGCGGCGGCTCCGATAGCCTCCATTCGTCACGGGCGATCCATGCCTGCCTCGTCGAGGGGCTGAAGGCGGCGGGCCTGCCGGAGGATGCGATCCAGATGGTTCCGCTCGCCGACCGCGCCGCCGTCGGCGCCATGCTTTCGGGCCTCAACGGCGCGATCGACGTGATCGTGCCGCGCGGCGGAAAGAGCCTCGTCGCCCGCGTCCAGAACGAGGCCCGCGTGCCGGTTTTCGCCCATCTCGAAGGCCTCTGCCATGTCTATGTCGATGCCTCGGCCGATCTCGACATGGCGCAGAGGATCGTCGTCAATGCCAAGATGCGCCGCACCGGCATCTGCGGTTCCGCCGAAACACTGCTGATCGATCGCAACGCCGCCGACCGGCTGGCAAAACCGCTGCTCCAGGGCCTCCTCGACGCCGGCTGCGAGGTGCGCGTCTCGGAAGAGCTGCAAGGCCTGCTTCCCGGCCTGAAGGCGGCGGTCGACGAGGACTGGGCGACCGAATACCTGGACGCCATCATCTCGGCAAAGCTCGTCGACGGCATTTCCGGCGCCATCGAGCACATCAACAGCTGGTCTTCCGCCCACACCGAGGCGGTGATCGCAGAGGATCCGGCGGTCGTCGAGCGCTTCTTCACCGAGATCGACTCGGCGATCCTCCTGCACAATGCCTCGACGCAATTTGCCGATGGCGGCGAGTTCGGCATGGGCGGCGAGATCGGCATTGCCACCGGCAAGATGCATGCCCGCGGCCCCGTCGGCGTCGAACAGCTCACCTCGTTCAAGTATCGCGTCCGCGGCACGGGACAGGTGCGGCCCTGA
- a CDS encoding nicotinate-nucleotide adenylyltransferase, with translation MPYVESGMSVGLLGGSFNPPHAGHVLVAETALQKLGLDQLWWMVTPGNPLKDHNNLAPLAERIALSEKIARNPRIKVTAFEQALGQSYTARTLEFVRARNRGVRFVWVMGADNLRNFHRWQNWRRIVRTFPIAVIDRPGSTLAYLSSRMAMTFDHARIDEDDAPRLAFRRAPAWTFIHGPRSSLSSTALRSAKSG, from the coding sequence ATGCCGTATGTCGAAAGCGGCATGTCGGTCGGCTTGCTCGGCGGATCCTTCAACCCGCCCCACGCCGGCCATGTGCTGGTCGCCGAAACGGCACTGCAGAAGCTCGGCCTCGACCAGCTCTGGTGGATGGTAACGCCCGGCAATCCGCTGAAGGACCACAACAATCTCGCGCCGCTCGCCGAGCGCATCGCGCTGAGCGAGAAGATCGCCCGCAACCCGCGCATCAAGGTCACCGCCTTCGAACAGGCGCTCGGCCAGAGCTATACGGCCCGCACCCTGGAGTTCGTCCGGGCCCGCAACCGCGGCGTCCGCTTCGTCTGGGTCATGGGGGCGGACAATCTCCGCAACTTCCACCGCTGGCAGAACTGGCGCCGGATCGTCCGCACCTTCCCGATTGCAGTGATCGACCGGCCGGGCTCGACGCTCGCCTATCTGTCGTCGCGGATGGCGATGACTTTCGACCATGCGCGAATCGACGAGGACGACGCACCGAGGCTCGCCTTTCGAAGGGCGCCGGCCTGGACCTTCATCCACGGTCCCCGCTCGTCCTTGAGCTCGACGGCGCTTCGTTCCGCCAAATCCGGGTGA
- the rsfS gene encoding ribosome silencing factor has product MLVLFIRKGKTLTTAHAKGYAVSAFPRSTGSSDEAAVRALKLVLESLEDSKAEDIISINIAGKSALGDFMVVVSGRSNRHVMAIADHLVTDLKDEGLGNPRVEGLEGGDWVLIDTGDVIVHIFRPEIREFYNIEKMWAAPEIEDSTLH; this is encoded by the coding sequence GTGCTTGTTCTGTTCATTCGGAAAGGAAAGACCCTGACAACAGCACACGCCAAGGGATATGCGGTCTCCGCATTCCCGCGCAGCACGGGATCGAGCGACGAAGCCGCTGTCCGTGCGCTTAAGCTGGTCCTCGAAAGCCTAGAGGACTCAAAGGCAGAAGACATTATCAGCATCAACATTGCCGGAAAGTCGGCGCTGGGAGACTTCATGGTCGTCGTCTCCGGGCGTTCGAACAGGCATGTGATGGCCATTGCCGACCACCTGGTGACGGACCTGAAGGACGAGGGCCTTGGCAATCCCCGCGTCGAAGGCCTCGAGGGTGGCGACTGGGTGCTGATCGACACCGGCGATGTGATCGTTCACATCTTCCGGCCCGAGATTCGGGAGTTCTACAACATCGAAAAGATGTGGGCGGCTCCGGAGATCGAGGACAGCACTCTGCACTGA
- the rlmH gene encoding 23S rRNA (pseudouridine(1915)-N(3))-methyltransferase RlmH, with translation MRIGLFAVGRLKAGPEKDLAARYLDRFAKAGPAVGLELARLVEINESRAANAQTRKREEAAQLEKTLADGSLLLLLDERGKALDSESFATLLGTFRDGGKRDLMIAIGGADGLDPALHARADAVLCLGKMTWPHQLVRILIAEQLYRAVTILAGHPYHRA, from the coding sequence ATGCGCATCGGACTTTTCGCAGTCGGCCGCCTGAAGGCGGGGCCGGAAAAGGATCTCGCGGCCCGCTATCTCGATCGCTTCGCCAAGGCGGGACCGGCCGTCGGCCTGGAGCTGGCGCGCCTCGTCGAAATCAACGAGAGCCGCGCGGCGAATGCCCAGACGCGCAAGCGCGAGGAAGCGGCCCAGCTCGAAAAGACGCTCGCCGACGGCAGCCTGCTCCTCTTGCTCGACGAACGCGGCAAGGCGCTCGATTCGGAGAGCTTCGCCACGCTGCTCGGCACCTTCCGGGACGGCGGCAAGCGCGACCTGATGATCGCCATCGGCGGTGCCGACGGGCTCGATCCGGCCCTTCATGCCCGCGCCGATGCGGTACTGTGCCTCGGCAAGATGACCTGGCCGCATCAGCTCGTGCGTATCCTCATCGCCGAACAGCTCTATCGTGCCGTGACCATTCTTGCCGGCCACCCGTACCACCGAGCATAG